In the genome of Cytophagia bacterium CHB2, the window CAACTCTCGCCGAGGCGTTTTATGTTTCTGCGTGTCTTTTTTATGCTCACCTGCAATTTAGGCTTTCGCTCGCAACGTAAGGGAAGGAGGAATGGATGAATGAAAAGCCTGCGGTATTGACCTCATCGATTGGCAGTAAGATTTTGATGGCGTTGACCGGCCTCGCGCTGGTGCTGTTTATTCTGGTTCACATGGCCGGCAACCTACAAATGTTTATCGGCCAGGATGCGATGAACAACTATGGCATCGCCCTGAGGAAGTTTGGCCCGCTGCTCTGGGTTGTGCGGTTCGGTTTGCTCGCGGTGGCGCTGGCCCATGTGATCATGTCGATCCGGCTGTGGTTGCAGAATCGCGCGGCGCGGCCGCTGGCCTACGCTTTCAAGAATACGGTGCAAGCCTCGCTGGCTTCGCGTACAATGATCATCAGCGGTTTGATCATTCTCGGTTTTCTGGTGTATCATCTGTTGCAT includes:
- a CDS encoding succinate dehydrogenase cytochrome b subunit; translation: MNEKPAVLTSSIGSKILMALTGLALVLFILVHMAGNLQMFIGQDAMNNYGIALRKFGPLLWVVRFGLLAVALAHVIMSIRLWLQNRAARPLAYAFKNTVQASLASRTMIISGLIILGFLVYHLLHFTLGVTHPDDFALHDAQGRHDIYNMVVHGFQNPLVSGFYILAMVLLFSHLSHGASSFFQSLGWNPPCLNNFIKRFGPVVAWLICLGFVSVPLGVLLGIIKLAGGN